In a genomic window of uncultured Sphaerochaeta sp.:
- a CDS encoding carbohydrate ABC transporter permease yields the protein MHTRKDQFGRLLLNAFIIALGLGMLYPILWLIGASFKPSNMIFTDPGIWPKVFTSENYLNGWKGIGIVGFDTFFKNSFVICLLSAFANAMFCSLTAYAFARLNFIGKKFWFAVMMITLMLPSHVTTIPRYIMFRNFGWINTFLPIIVPKFFATDAFFIFLLVQFIRGLPRDIDESALMDGCSKFGIYVRIIMPLTVPALITTLLFSFLWTWDDFFNQLLYLTSPNRYTVPMGLRLFLDSSGMSSWGPMFAMSVLSLIPAFILFFSLQKYFVRGIATTGIKG from the coding sequence ATGCATACACGTAAGGACCAATTCGGAAGACTCTTGCTCAACGCCTTCATCATCGCACTGGGTTTGGGAATGCTGTATCCAATCCTCTGGTTGATCGGAGCTTCCTTCAAGCCAAGCAACATGATTTTCACCGACCCGGGCATCTGGCCGAAAGTCTTCACCAGCGAGAACTACCTCAACGGATGGAAGGGTATCGGCATCGTGGGGTTTGATACCTTCTTCAAGAACTCCTTCGTCATCTGCCTGCTCAGTGCTTTCGCGAATGCCATGTTCTGTTCCCTTACTGCCTATGCATTTGCAAGGCTGAATTTCATCGGGAAGAAGTTCTGGTTCGCTGTCATGATGATCACCCTGATGCTCCCTTCCCATGTGACCACCATCCCGCGCTACATCATGTTTCGCAATTTTGGATGGATCAATACCTTTCTTCCGATCATTGTTCCCAAATTCTTTGCTACCGATGCATTTTTCATCTTTCTTCTGGTGCAGTTCATCAGAGGGTTGCCGAGAGATATCGATGAGTCTGCCTTGATGGATGGCTGCAGCAAATTCGGTATCTATGTAAGGATCATCATGCCGTTGACGGTTCCGGCACTGATTACAACCTTGCTCTTCTCATTTCTCTGGACGTGGGATGATTTCTTCAACCAGCTGCTCTATCTCACCAGTCCGAACCGATACACAGTCCCGATGGGATTGCGTTTGTTCCTGGACTCCTCGGGTATGTCTTCGTGGGGACCGATGTTCGCCATGTCTGTGCTTTCCCTGATTCCGGCGTTCATCCTTTTCTTTTCCCTGCAGAAGTATTTTGTCCGGGGTATCGCGACTACTGGAATCAAGGGGTAA
- a CDS encoding extracellular solute-binding protein, which produces MKKAVLVMLFIALSVSLVFGAGTKEQATSTGDGTTTIRWAYWGSGERVTISQEAIDLYQSRHPNVKVNPEVSGGAGDHFVKVDTQLAGGDGPDIIQMGGNIYDYASVLLPLDSYSGNLLDTAVIDPSAVASGTIGGKLLGVSTGVTMPALVYNKSLIERVGAPLPKPSMTYDEFRAYLMVLKSKLPSGVYPMQDIGVMSTNSTPFGYWTRYNGTPLYTAATSSTSVTAKDAQKYLELFADYRKNGLIPPPDVAAGYAESNADSSALIAGKAAIGYLYTNQLSGYQAATTDELALIEFPGAAATKALWQAPSQFYTVNKDSKNADETVKFINFLVNDPEAARILGSNRGTSASASARASGASSPVDQKILDYMQVAGPHSSLETDHVPNDTEFNSTLFLIYQRVAFGQITPAAGGQQIYELLLRLIAK; this is translated from the coding sequence ATGAAAAAAGCAGTATTGGTAATGCTTTTCATCGCACTAAGTGTTTCTCTGGTCTTTGGTGCAGGCACCAAGGAGCAGGCAACTTCTACTGGGGATGGAACAACCACCATTCGCTGGGCCTACTGGGGCAGCGGTGAGCGTGTGACTATCAGTCAGGAAGCGATTGACCTGTACCAGAGTCGCCATCCCAACGTCAAGGTCAACCCTGAGGTCTCCGGTGGAGCAGGGGATCACTTCGTGAAGGTAGATACCCAACTTGCTGGTGGAGACGGTCCGGACATCATCCAGATGGGCGGCAACATCTACGACTATGCAAGTGTTCTGCTTCCTTTGGACAGCTATTCGGGCAATCTGCTTGACACAGCAGTCATTGACCCCAGCGCTGTAGCCAGTGGGACCATTGGCGGCAAGTTGCTCGGTGTTTCCACCGGTGTAACCATGCCTGCCCTTGTGTACAACAAGTCACTTATCGAGAGAGTCGGAGCTCCGCTTCCCAAGCCTTCCATGACGTATGATGAATTCCGTGCTTATCTCATGGTGCTCAAGAGCAAGCTTCCCTCCGGTGTGTATCCGATGCAGGATATTGGTGTCATGTCCACCAACTCCACTCCCTTCGGGTATTGGACTCGCTATAATGGCACCCCGTTGTACACTGCCGCTACGTCTTCCACTTCCGTTACTGCCAAGGATGCACAGAAGTATCTTGAGTTGTTTGCCGACTACCGCAAGAACGGACTCATTCCTCCTCCGGATGTAGCTGCCGGATATGCAGAAAGCAATGCAGACTCTTCGGCCCTGATTGCCGGAAAAGCAGCCATCGGTTATCTGTACACAAACCAGCTTTCCGGGTATCAGGCTGCAACCACCGATGAGCTTGCTCTCATTGAGTTCCCCGGAGCTGCGGCAACCAAGGCTCTGTGGCAGGCTCCCAGCCAGTTCTATACGGTCAACAAGGACTCAAAGAATGCTGATGAGACGGTCAAGTTCATCAACTTCCTGGTCAATGATCCAGAGGCTGCCCGCATTCTGGGAAGCAACCGTGGTACTTCAGCATCCGCCTCTGCACGTGCAAGTGGGGCATCCAGCCCTGTTGACCAGAAGATCCTGGACTACATGCAGGTTGCAGGACCCCACTCCTCCTTGGAGACTGATCACGTACCGAACGACACTGAGTTCAACAGTACGTTGTTCCTGATCTACCAAAGAGTAGCTTTCGGACAAATCACTCCTGCTGCAGGTGGACAGCAAATCTACGAGTTGCTGCTGCGTCTTATTGCAAAGTAA